Genomic window (Methanoculleus thermophilus):
GTGATCGGGTTGAGCGTATCTGCGTTCCGGAGATTGACGAGGTCGAGGACAAGGGGTTCGCTCCCAACCTCGATGGTCTCACCTGGTTGTACCACCCGCGGGGTGGTTCCCTGTGCGGCTGCCGGGACGATGAGAGCCAGAGCAAGGACCCCGAGAAGAACAAGAGTGCACGAGGCTTTAATTCTCACATCTGTCATAGTTCCACCCTTGTTTTCGCGATATATATGCGTATTGAAACGCCGCCGGGGCGTTTTGGATAAAGATCGGATCATTGATGCAGGGTGAGTGCATCCCGCACCGGGTGCCGGACCCCACTGAAGCGGGGGCCTTTTGCCTGCTTCTTTTAAAAAAGGAATCTGGTTACTCGATGGTGAAAGCCATCGAGAATGTGGTCTCGTTTCCGGTCACGTTCTCCCAGGGCCGCATGTAGATCGCGGAGAACTCGGCAGCACCGGGCTCGGCCGCGGTGTACTCCCAGATATGAACTCCGGGAGCACCCAAGAGTTCGGTCTGGGGTGCATCGTGCGTCTCATTCACGAGCTGGAGTCCGGCGGACGAGGTGACGTTCCACTCGTACCCCGTCGACGGGTTCTCGACGAGGCTGATCGTGATCGCGCTTCCGGCCGGGAGCGTGACGGTCTCGTTGTTGTTCGTCTCGTTGAAGAAGTAACCCTCCACCGGGGTTGGGGTTGGGGTGGGGGTCGGGGTCGCCGGCTCTGCCGGCTGCGACGTGCAACCGGCGCCGAGCATGCAAAATACCAGGAATCCTGCTAGGAGGATACCAACGATGTTCTTTTTCTGAACCATGCGAAAAGGTATCCTGGAATAGGTAAATACTTTTCTTAAACCCCTGGAAATGATATTCGTTCTCCGGGCGTATGGGGATTTGATCATTCCAGAATCTGTCATCTAGCTGAGGATTCATGCATGCCTAAATCGATTTTCGACTGATCAGATCGGCTGTCAAACCAAAATGGAATCTATAAATATTCATTGGGCATTCTGGTCGTCCAGAGGGCACCATTATGAGAATGATATCTTCAGCAGTGATTCTGGGACTCTTTGCGCTGCTCGCGCTCTGCCTCATGACGACGGGCTGTACGGGTACGTCGGATACGACCGACGAAACATCCTCCGGAACCACTCCGACGGCCACCGCCGGCGCGACCGGCGTCTCCGGGGCTGCAAAGGGAAGCGTGACCGCAGTTCCGTTTACGGCGTTGATCCCGTTCCTCCCGGATGCGCCGGCAGGATGGACCGCAGAAGATCCAGTTGGGGCATCGACGACAATAGAGGACGCCCAGTGGACCTGGGTGTCCCGTGACTACAGCAAGGACGATGCCCGGGCGACTGTCGTAATTCAGGACTCAGCCTACTACGACGTGGGTTACTGGGAGATCTGGAACTCGCTTTTCTCGATCGAGACGACCGAAGGCTACTACAGGCGGGGCACGGTCTCCGGCCATCCATCCTGGGAGTCCTTCAGCAAACCCGACTCCTACGGAACCTGGGTCGGCGTGAACGACCGGTTCATGGTCTACGTCAGCGTCGAAGGCGGCTCCAAGCAGGATCTCGATGCGTTCGTGAACGCCGTCAACTACGGCGGCCTTGCAAACCTGAAGTAACCCCTAACCCTTCTTTTTGTCCGGCACGGCGGTGACGATGTAGTGGTAAGGTCCCGAATCCGCGATCGCCGTGACCCGGATCCCTGCCTTTGCCATCAGCGACACCACATACTCCGTGTCGAACTTCTTTTCCGTCGGCGGACCGAGAGGGAGCGGCTCCTTCTTCCAGTCCAGATCAACGATCAGGCCGCCGGGGGCTGCCATCTTCTTCGCGTTTAGAAGCACCCTGACCGGGTCAACGAAGTCGTGGAGCGCGATCCCGAAGAAGACGAAGTCGGCGCACCCGTCGCAGAGGACGGTCTCCTCGGCAGTCCCCTCATGGAGGACGACGTTATCGAGCCCTTCGCGGAGAGCCTTCTCCTGCAGGATATCGAGCGCCTCGGCGTCGATATCGATCCCGCAGACCCGGCCGTGCGGCCCGACCATCCGCGCCGCCGGGAGGGCAAAGAATCCGTCCCCGCACCCGACGTCGATGAACGTCTTACCGGGTGCAAGCCCGAACCCCGCAAGGATAGACTCGGGGTGCTGCCATCGTCTGCGGGCGGCCTCGTCCTCCGGTGTATGCCTTCCACAACGCATACGATGCACCCTATAGACCGCGACGGCGTTTCCTGGAGGAGAACCTGTTTTTCTTCCTGCTAAAAAAAGGCCAGTGGGGGTGGAACCCCCTCATTTCATCGCTTTGCGGACTTTCTCCTGCACTTCGGGCTGTTCCGGGTTCATCTGGTGAGCGGTCTGGATGTGCCCCTCGATGCGCTTCATCAGCTCGTTCTCGTCCTCTGCCTTCTCCTCAAACTCGCACGCAAGACCGAGGTCCTTGCACCTGAATGTCTTTTGCTCCTGCATACGTCTCACCCGGCGGGGTGTATAACAGGTTCAATATAAAAATATTGCCGCTGCTTTTTCACACACAGGGTCCGGCGAGGCCCGGTTGAGAACCTGCGCGGATTATCTGCACTCCGTCACACTCTCGATCAACCCGTCCCGCAGGGTGACCACCCGGCAGAAGTACTCCTTGTGCCAGTCTTCGTGCGAGACCATCACGATCGTCTGGTCCAGGTCCTCGTTTAGCCGGGCGAAGAGGTCGAGGATGCTCTTTGATGTCTGGCTGTCCAGGTTCGCGCAGGGTTCGTCGGCGAGCAGGATGCTCGGACTGTTCACGAGAGCCCGGGCGATCGCCACCCGCTGCTGCTCTCCGCCCGAGAGTTCGCTCTGCCGGTGGTGGATTCGGTCTCCAAGCCCGACCCGCTCCAGGATCTCGGTGCTCTTTTTGAGGTACTCCTCCTTTGGATCCCCCCGGACAAGCGACGTCAGGTAGACATTCTCGAGCGCCGTGAGCTCCCCGATGAGAGCGTAGTCCTGGAAGACGTAGCCAAGCCGGTTCAGCCGAAAGAGAGTCCGACGGTGGTCGGAGAGGGAGAGAACATCGGTCCCGTCGATCGTGACCGCGCCGGTTGTGGGCCGGTCGAGGAGCCCGAGGATATGGAGGAGCGTTGATTTGCCGCTTCCGCTCGCCCCCATAATCCCGACAAACTCGCCCTTTGCGACCTCAAGCGAGACGCCGCCAAGAGCGCGGACCTCCACCCTTCCCATGGTGTAGACCTTCGTGAGATCTTCTGCAACGATCACGTCTTCACCCCCTGATTGCGGAGAGGATCTCCTCCCGGGCGATCTGCCAGGCGGGGATGTACCCTGCCACTATCGAGACCGCAAAGAGGCTTGCGATGCTCTGGAGGATTGATGACACTTCCACATCCGGATAGACCGGGCCGCCGGGGAAGACGAGCGGATAGGCAGTCAGGTAGGTCGTCACGCCGGCGTTGAGCGCAATCCCCACGAGCGCTCCGACGCCGGTGATGAAGAGCACCTGGAGGACGTATGAGTTGATGATGATCTGCTGGTCGATCCCGATCGCCTTGAGAATCCCGATCTGTCGCCGCCTGTTCACGGTGTTGATGAAGATCACGATGAAGATCACCACGATGGCGATGATCAGGCTGACGAGTGTCGAGATGGTGTTGATGATGTTGAAACTCTGGATCGCCTGGTCGACGAACCCCCCGGCCTTCTCCCTGAACGTCCAGACGTTCTCCTGGATGCCATAGGAGAGGATTTCGGTCTTGTACTCATCCTCCCTGCCGTTCTCCTCGGTCTTGACCAGGATCATGGATGCCTGATCCTGTAGCCCGAGCACATCGCTCATCTCCTGGCTGGTAACGAAGGCTGCCGTGTCGACGCCGAACGACTGTGTCTCGAAGATCCCTTTCACCCGGTAGATTCTTGTTTCCCCGTTCGGGTAGGCCACCTCCACCGAGTCGCCGACCGTGACCCCCTCGAGCGTGGGTAGACCGCCCCCTTCTTCTCCCTCTCTCCCCGCGAGGGTTGCGCCTATGACGATTGCGCCGGTATCCCCGTCCGAGAGAAACTCTCCTTCGATCATATACTCGGCGATCCTGGTCACCGACCGCTCATCCTCCGGGGTTATGCCATAGAGCGTGCTTGCGGCGTTCCGGCCCCGGTAGAAGTAGGTCACCCCGGCGGCTATTCGGGGCGATGTGCCGGTAACCCCCGGGATACGCTCGACCTTCTTCTGTAGTTCGGTTGCATCGTTGATGTACTGGCTGCCCTCCCGGGGCTCGATGACCAGGTTTCCCAGATCGAACTCGATCGACTGTGTATCGAAGGTCTTGACGACCCCCGAGATGATGGAGGGGAGGAAGACCAGGTTCACGAAGATGAGGGCGATGATCATGATGGTGAGGATTAACGTCCCCTTGCTCCCGCGCTGGATGGCCTTCCACGCGAGGAATGCAGAGACCTTGAGGCCCTCAAACACGAAATGTCACCCCTCCTGCCGTCTCCGGTACCAGAGGACCGCGATCACAACGGCGATGATGAGAACCGCTGCTGCGATGGCGATCGTGGGTATCGTATTTGATGCCGCGACGGTCAGGTTCAGGTCCTGCCGGGTGGTGTGCACTCCGTAATCATCGGTATACTGAATGGTGAGGGTATAGGGATACTCTCCCTCCTGATCGGCCTGCAGGGTGAATACCGCAGGCCCGTCGTTCCCCGGCTCTATTGTCCCAAGAAAGGCCTCCCTGCTCCCCGGGAGTGGCAGACCGTCGATGGTTGCCCGGACCGACTCGGCGTCCGCCGTCCCGGTGTTCTCTATCCGGATCGTCAGGTCCACCGGGTCTCCGGCGGTGACCCGGGCCGGATCGGTCCTGATGGAGGCGACCCCCATCTCGGCGCGGCCGACGATGGGGACACCGATCGTCGCCACCTGCCGAAACGCCGCGAGATCGGCGCTCCGGTAATCGGTGATGACGAGAACCGGGGTGAGTCCGAGGGGCGCATTTGTATCGGTCTCAAACGAGAGATTCAGCACCGTCTCCTCTCCGGCCCCGAGTTCCGGGATGTAGTAGTTCTCCGAGGTCCGTGGGGTGATCGCGTTAGAGGTTGTGTTGATGGCAACGGTGATGTCGTTTGCACTCGCCTGGCCGTCGTTAATGAGCGTGAGCGTGACGTTGAAGGGAGATCCCGGGTCGACGGTTGTCGGGACGGTCCTCTCCACCCGGAGCGCCGGTTTCTTGGCAAGGGCGTAGGCCGAGTTGACATTCACCGGTATGGGGTAGCGCACATCGGCCGCATCCCGCACGCTGACCCAGATCTCCGGGAAGTAGATCCCTTCTTTTCCCGGAGCGCGTATCTGGAAGGTGAGCGGGATGGACTGGCCGGGACCGATCTCGCCGATATCCTGGAAACTCCCTGTCAGGACCTCGACGCCTTCGCCGTTTACGAGCACGCTCTCGATGTAGGCGTTCTGTGCGGTCTCTGTTGATGTATTCATGTCCAGTCGGATCTCAAGCGGCGATCCGGATGCTGCCGGAGCAGTACTTGTGAGGACCACCGTGATCGTTCCTTCGTCTCCGGGCATCAGGACGGGAGGGGTAACGGTGTAGTTGGAGACGATCACCGACGGTGCCTGTGCGGTTGCCGATGCCGGGATGAGCACCAGGATAAGTATGAGTACGATCGCGACGCAGCCGATCGCTTGCCTCCCCGTGCCTCCCCGGGGGTTTGCCTTGGCCTCCAGGACCATCTCTCTCCTCCAGAATATGGTTCTCTGGAGCCCGAAATTTCTGATGTTTGTATATATGCGTTGTGTCTGTCTCACACTGCCTGATCTAGACGGTGCAATCTGACCTGGATCTCCGAAAATATTTTATTTTGTATGAATTATATTATGGTCGGGGTGCGGATGGGTCAGTGCGGGACTGATTAACCAGATGAGTTGTCGCACTATACCTCCATTGATACAACTGCAACGCTCTACACCTCGCCATACGTCAACTTCCGGGCGTATCCCGAACATCGTGCTGGCCCTCCGTTCTCGTACTTCATTTCAGTTTTTTTGCATGGAGACTGTGCGGATGCACCTTCGTTTCATCGGAGATGGGGGGTGGGTGGTCTTTCGGATGAAGGTCTCTTGATGATGAGCTGCCTTTATCACCCCCGTGGAGGTATACCCCGTCCATGCTACGAGGTGGGGAAGAGACAGAAACGATCCAGTGGTTGGTGACGCTGACGTTTCGGGTGACGGTAAGTGGTGTCCATGCAAAGGATGACTCGGTGGCTGTGGGCCTTGAGCAACTCAAACGGGATCTCTGCAGCGGCGAAGATGTTCCGATGGAGGCAAGTGTACGAAGGGTCACAAATATCGTCGAGGAGGAGCCGATCTTCGGTGTGAAGTGGTGAATCCCGTCTGTTCCGAACCGGGTGCGGTCTGACGGGGGTTGCCGATCCCAAAGGATAACCCTTTTCTATCGCTGTCGCCTGATCAGCCCTCCATGCATGAACTTCCCGATACAGTTGCCATCGACGTTGTCCTTCTGCCGCCGAGACCTATTATGGATACGGCGATCGGCGTGAACCGGACTCTGCTCGCCGGCGCCCCGGACGGTGGGATACGCCTGGGCTGGGAGGACTGCCTCCCGCATATCTCAGTTGCAATGTTCCCGGCAAAGCGAGACGACCTTCGAGAGATCACGAGAACCGTGGATAAGATCTCCCGGCAGTGCTCCCCGATGAGCCTGACGATCGATGCCGTCGCAAAACGCCGCACAGGCGCCGGGAGAACCGTCTCCGTCTTTCACATCCTTCGGACGGAGATCATCCAGCTCTTCCATAAGACGGTGATGAATGCTTTAAAACCGTATTGGGCACTTGATGTGGGACCTGAGAGTTTTGCGGGTGGAGCGTCGGGGTCATCCATCGATTGTCTTACCCGGTTCCCGAAGTTATCCGCGTATGAGCGCTACTCGCCGCACATCACGCTCGGCTACGGTGATCTGCCTGAACTCATCCCCGGAGTCGATCTCCCGCTCCGGTTTGAGGCAACGAAGGCCGCCATCTGCCACCTGGGTGAGCATTGCACCTGCCGGCACGTCCTCGCCGAGTTTGATCTCGGGAACCGGACGCCGGTCCCGCGCAACTGGACTGCCCGAACCCGGGCGGGCAGGCTATAGTAGCAGCCCCTTCACGTACGGCCTTGTGCACAGGACGCACCCGGAGTAGCGGTTGAGCGTTCCGGTCTCCAGAACCTCAACGGTCGGAGGCTCGCTCTGCATCCGTTCTGCAAACTCCGGATCGCGCTCTGTAATCACCCGGAGGAAGACCGCAAGCGGCATGAACGGCCGGGCCTGGACGGGGACGATCTGGAAGTCTGCATAGTCGGCGTCGAGCGTCGAGCTCCGTGCGAGGTCTTCATCGAAGTAGAGGATGACCTCGAATCCTCTGTGTTCCTGCAGGTCTTTTAAGCGGTCGAGCCCGAGCCGCATTCCGGCCGCAAGACCGACCGGTCCGGGTTTTCCCGGTTCGTCGGGGGAGAAGGTTGCATGTTCTGTCATGGAAGACTCCGCGAGAGTTGTTCTGTACGAAGAGATTTCAGTCCTCCGGCGCGTCGGCAGGATCGCCGGCCCGAAGGAGCATCCGCTTTTTCCAGCAGATGGTATGCTTCTCCCGTATTATCCGGCATACTTGAAATTAACGAATGATCGTGATCGAGAAGTATTAATTCTAAAGCCTTGGATACATCAAATACTTCACGATATTCCTGGCGATGTCGAAATAATCTCCCAGAAAGGCCTAGTTTTCGATACAGGCCTTGTTCTGCCGGATATCTCGAAGGGATTACCCGGCCCCGCCGGGTGCCGGGCGACCGGCAATGCGGGTGCCGGGGGTGAGGATGAGCAGAAATGATAAACGCTACACCACCAGAAAACCCGGCGAAGGATGCCGGAGCGTCCGGTGATGAACTCACCCGGTACAGACTTCTCGTCCAGGGGCTTGATTCGATCGAACTTCCCATGCACCTGGTCGACACCGAGTATACGATCCTCTACATCAACAAAGCGGCAGCGAACCTCCTCGGGATGAGGCCGGAGGATGCCGTCGGGAAGCGGTGTTACGACCTCTACCGGACCGGCAACTGCAAGACGGCGCAGTGTCCGTGCAGGGTCGCGATGGAGCAGCGGGTCATTTACCGTTGCGACAACACCTGCGGCGACGTGATCATAGACTGCACCGGGGCCCCGCTGACCGACGAGCGGGGAAGGGTCGTGGGGGCGATCGAGTACTTCCCGGATGTGACCGAGAAGAAGCGTGCGGTCGCGGATATCCTCCGCGTGGCTGCGGAAGCGCGAGAGGGGAACCTGAAGGCCCGTGCCGAGGCAGAGCGGTACACGGGCGATATCCGGCAGATCGCCGACGGGATAAACGGGATCATCGAGGCGGTGACGGAGCCGCTCGAGGAGGCGATGAGGCTTGCCGACGCTTTTGCCGCCAGGGATTACACCGTCCGGTTCAACGAGGAGATCCATGCCGCCGGTGAGTTCGGCAAGTTCAAGGAGGCGCTCAACCAGATCGGGATTGCCTTCTCCACGAACTTCATGGAGCTCAACCGTGCCGTAAACCGGCTGGAGGCCGGAACGTCGGAGATGACCAAAGGTTCCGACGAGATCGCGAAGGCCTCGGAGCAGGTGGCGCGGACTAGCCAGCGCTGCGCGGACCTTGCGAAACAGGTCCTTGCGGAGATCGAGGGTGTCAACCGGCAGATCGCCGATCTCTCCGCATCCAACGAGGAGGTGGCGAGCACTGCTCAGGACGTATTCGAGCGGGCTCAAAGGGCCGCGTCCCGGGGCAAAGAGGCTCAGGCTCTCGGGAACGAGGCCGAGAAGAAGATGGCCGAAGTCGAGAAGATCACGGAGCAGAGTGTTGCGGAGATCAAGCATCTCGACGCTCAGATCCACGAGATCGACAAGATCGTCAAGATGATCAACGACGTCGCGAGTCAGATCAACCTTCTCGCGCTCAACGCCGCGATCGAGGCTGCCCGGGCAGGAGAGCACGGCCGGGGATTCGCTGTCGTCGCGGGAGAAGTGCGGAACCTTGCCGGGGAGACGAAGAGCGCGACCAACCACATCGAACAGGTCATCGATGCGATCCAGGTCAGCAGCGAGAAGACGGCGTCTTCAATCCTCTCGGCGAGCGTCGAGATCGGTTCGGGAGTCGAGAGCGTGAACCGGACAATCGGGGCCTTGAACGAGATCATCGACGAGACGATGGCCGTGACCCGGAGCATCGCGGAGATCGCGAAGGCGACGGAGGACCAGGCGGGGACCGCGAACCGGGTGGTGCAGGCCATGAGTGAGGGGACCCGACTGACCAACGAGATGCAGTCGCAGATGGAGAGCCTCGCAGCGCTCGCCGAGGAGACGAGCGCCTCGGTCGAGGAGATCGGGAGCGTCACGCACGAGATTGGTGAGATGACGGGGCACCTTCGGGAAACGATGAACGGTATCAGGATCTAGGGGGACGGGCGGGTGGCAGCGCTCATCGACGTGGTGGAGTTCGAGATCGGGAACTCCCTGTATGCTCTCGATATCGGTGTCGCTCGTGAGATCGTCGAGATGATCCCGATCACCCCGATCCCCCGCTCCTCCCCGTACCTCGCCGGCATCATCAATCTCCGGGGAGAGATCACGAACATCATCAACCTCGCACTCCTCCTCGACCCGGCATCGGCCGCGGAGATCTCCGACGACCAGAAGATCATCGTTCTGGTCCCGGATGCGGCCGCGGGCTCGAACGTCGGAGTGATCGTGGATGAGGTCCACAGTGTCATCAAGGTCTCCGAGGAGGATATAGAGGTCATGGACGACTCGATCTCACATATGGCGTGCATCAAGGGGGTCATCAAACTCAGCCGCGGCGAGGGTGCCGGGCAGACGGGGAGGGATCTCGTGCTCTGGATCGATATCGTCAAACTCCTCGGGGATCTTGTCGCCCACGACTGAGGGGCGGTATAACCCGCCTGCGGGGGACGACCCCCATCCCTTTCCTCCGATCCTCGCCGTCGTCTGCATCTTCCGGCCGGACTGTGGGATAGTACATCGTGCCTGATCTCGTGAAAGGAGGTGTTGTACCACAACCGTCCCGACGGGTAAGCCTTTTTTCCCATCTGGTCCATTCGAAGCGATCGTACGATGAGCATGATTCCATCCCCGGCGGCATGCTTCGGGTCCCTGGTCCGTGAGATCCGGGCGGAGACCGTCATCGCCGCCCCGCCAGAGGCTGTCTGGCGGGTGCTGACTGACTTCGCGGCCTACCCCGACTGGAACCCATTCATCCGGTCGATCGAGGGGAAACCCTGGGTGGGGACCCGTCTCTCGGTCGAGATCCGCCCGCCGGGCATGAAGAGCATGCGGTTTCGGCCGAAGGTGCTGCGGGTCGCGAAAGGTCACGAGCTCCGGTGGGTCGGCCGTGTCCTGATTGCGGGGCTCCTCGACGGCGAGCACCGGTTCACCATCATTCCCGAGGGCGACGGCTCCCGGTTCGTCCAGGCCGAGGTCTTCACCGGGCTGCTGGTACCCATCGTCGCCCTCACTGAGACCCTCCGGGCGACGCAGCTTGGGTTCCTGCTGATGAACCGGGCGCTCAGGGAGCGGGTGGAAGGGAGCGCCCTCCGGAAACCTTCTTAACCGCTCTGTGCCCACTATCTGCATGGATTCGTGCGCGGTGAATGCGGCGTTCGGGAGGCGCTGCGGATGAGGCTTTCGGTCCTTGTCGATAACGTCGCCCTCACCGATCGCTACTTCCTCGCGGAACCCGGGCTCTCGATCTACCTTGAAGACGGCGAGACCCGGCTCCTCTTTGATGCCGGCTACTCGGGCATTCTCGTTCCCAACGCCCGGAAGATGGGGATTGACCTCCTCAACGTCGAAGAGATCGTCCTCTCCCATGGTCACCTCGACCACACCTGGGGCCTTGACGCCCTCATCAGGCTTCATACCGAGGCAATCCTTGAGGGTCAGAGGCGCGTTCCGCCCACGTTCGTCGCCCATCCCGACGCGTTCCTCACCCGGAGTTGCGACGGCGTCGGAGAGATCGGATGCCACCTCTCGGTCGAGGAACTCTTCCGGCACGGTAAGGTCCTCCTCACGACGGGCCCTCTCTGGTTGACGAAGAACCTTGTCTTCCTCGGGGAGATCGAGCGGCGGTTCGAGTTCGAACAGACGCCACCGATAGGCTACGTCTACACACCGGACGGCATCCGGGACGATACCGTCGTCGACGATACCGCGCTCGCCTGCAGGACTCCGGAGGGGCTTGTCGTCATAACCGGGTGCTCTCACTCCGGCATCTGCTCGATCGTCGAGCAGGCGCGTGAGGTCTGCGGCGATGACCGGATCCTCGACGTCATCGGCGGGTTCCACCTCCTCAACACCCCTCCTAGGCAGATGCGCGGAATCCTCGACTACTTCTCCGAGGTGCAGCCGGCTGCTCTTCATCCCTGCCACTGCACCGACCTTGCGGCAAAGATTGCACTTGCAAAGGTTGCGAACGTCCGCGAGACGGGTGTCGGGCTGACTCTCGAGTACGGGTTCGGCTAAGTCCTCTTGAGTCCCGGAATCTCGCCGTGTTCCGCCTCATACGCCCGAGCGGCCTCCGGGGCTCCGAGGAGGAAGCGGCGGATGTTGTTGTAGACCGATGGGTGCGCTAGAGGATCGATCGAAGTGAGGAGATCCGCGAGGACCGCGACGGTCGGCACCCGGTGCTCTGGCTCCATCGCGTCGATGAACGCGAACGCATCGAGAACCCGGACGGTGCTGTACTCGTTGATCGGGGCAAGCCGCCTGAGGATCTCCGAAAGGTAGGTCCGCCCTTCATCGGTCTCAAGCGACCGCTTCCTGTTTAATGCAAACCGCCCGTAAAGGGCCCGCTGCTGGTCTGCCTGCTCGATCGCA
Coding sequences:
- a CDS encoding protease inhibitor I42 family protein, encoding MVQKKNIVGILLAGFLVFCMLGAGCTSQPAEPATPTPTPTPTPVEGYFFNETNNNETVTLPAGSAITISLVENPSTGYEWNVTSSAGLQLVNETHDAPQTELLGAPGVHIWEYTAAEPGAAEFSAIYMRPWENVTGNETTFSMAFTIE
- a CDS encoding MBL fold metallo-hydrolase, coding for MRLSVLVDNVALTDRYFLAEPGLSIYLEDGETRLLFDAGYSGILVPNARKMGIDLLNVEEIVLSHGHLDHTWGLDALIRLHTEAILEGQRRVPPTFVAHPDAFLTRSCDGVGEIGCHLSVEELFRHGKVLLTTGPLWLTKNLVFLGEIERRFEFEQTPPIGYVYTPDGIRDDTVVDDTALACRTPEGLVVITGCSHSGICSIVEQAREVCGDDRILDVIGGFHLLNTPPRQMRGILDYFSEVQPAALHPCHCTDLAAKIALAKVANVRETGVGLTLEYGFG
- a CDS encoding COG1361 S-layer family protein, giving the protein MVLEAKANPRGGTGRQAIGCVAIVLILILVLIPASATAQAPSVIVSNYTVTPPVLMPGDEGTITVVLTSTAPAASGSPLEIRLDMNTSTETAQNAYIESVLVNGEGVEVLTGSFQDIGEIGPGQSIPLTFQIRAPGKEGIYFPEIWVSVRDAADVRYPIPVNVNSAYALAKKPALRVERTVPTTVDPGSPFNVTLTLINDGQASANDITVAINTTSNAITPRTSENYYIPELGAGEETVLNLSFETDTNAPLGLTPVLVITDYRSADLAAFRQVATIGVPIVGRAEMGVASIRTDPARVTAGDPVDLTIRIENTGTADAESVRATIDGLPLPGSREAFLGTIEPGNDGPAVFTLQADQEGEYPYTLTIQYTDDYGVHTTRQDLNLTVAASNTIPTIAIAAAVLIIAVVIAVLWYRRRQEG
- a CDS encoding 2'-5' RNA ligase family protein → MHELPDTVAIDVVLLPPRPIMDTAIGVNRTLLAGAPDGGIRLGWEDCLPHISVAMFPAKRDDLREITRTVDKISRQCSPMSLTIDAVAKRRTGAGRTVSVFHILRTEIIQLFHKTVMNALKPYWALDVGPESFAGGASGSSIDCLTRFPKLSAYERYSPHITLGYGDLPELIPGVDLPLRFEATKAAICHLGEHCTCRHVLAEFDLGNRTPVPRNWTARTRAGRL
- a CDS encoding ABC transporter ATP-binding protein, whose amino-acid sequence is MIVAEDLTKVYTMGRVEVRALGGVSLEVAKGEFVGIMGASGSGKSTLLHILGLLDRPTTGAVTIDGTDVLSLSDHRRTLFRLNRLGYVFQDYALIGELTALENVYLTSLVRGDPKEEYLKKSTEILERVGLGDRIHHRQSELSGGEQQRVAIARALVNSPSILLADEPCANLDSQTSKSILDLFARLNEDLDQTIVMVSHEDWHKEYFCRVVTLRDGLIESVTECR
- a CDS encoding chemotaxis protein CheW, producing the protein MAALIDVVEFEIGNSLYALDIGVAREIVEMIPITPIPRSSPYLAGIINLRGEITNIINLALLLDPASAAEISDDQKIIVLVPDAAAGSNVGVIVDEVHSVIKVSEEDIEVMDDSISHMACIKGVIKLSRGEGAGQTGRDLVLWIDIVKLLGDLVAHD
- a CDS encoding ABC transporter permease, which translates into the protein MFEGLKVSAFLAWKAIQRGSKGTLILTIMIIALIFVNLVFLPSIISGVVKTFDTQSIEFDLGNLVIEPREGSQYINDATELQKKVERIPGVTGTSPRIAAGVTYFYRGRNAASTLYGITPEDERSVTRIAEYMIEGEFLSDGDTGAIVIGATLAGREGEEGGGLPTLEGVTVGDSVEVAYPNGETRIYRVKGIFETQSFGVDTAAFVTSQEMSDVLGLQDQASMILVKTEENGREDEYKTEILSYGIQENVWTFREKAGGFVDQAIQSFNIINTISTLVSLIIAIVVIFIVIFINTVNRRRQIGILKAIGIDQQIIINSYVLQVLFITGVGALVGIALNAGVTTYLTAYPLVFPGGPVYPDVEVSSILQSIASLFAVSIVAGYIPAWQIAREEILSAIRG
- a CDS encoding class I SAM-dependent methyltransferase; the encoded protein is MRCGRHTPEDEAARRRWQHPESILAGFGLAPGKTFIDVGCGDGFFALPAARMVGPHGRVCGIDIDAEALDILQEKALREGLDNVVLHEGTAEETVLCDGCADFVFFGIALHDFVDPVRVLLNAKKMAAPGGLIVDLDWKKEPLPLGPPTEKKFDTEYVVSLMAKAGIRVTAIADSGPYHYIVTAVPDKKKG
- a CDS encoding SRPBCC domain-containing protein, yielding MIPSPAACFGSLVREIRAETVIAAPPEAVWRVLTDFAAYPDWNPFIRSIEGKPWVGTRLSVEIRPPGMKSMRFRPKVLRVAKGHELRWVGRVLIAGLLDGEHRFTIIPEGDGSRFVQAEVFTGLLVPIVALTETLRATQLGFLLMNRALRERVEGSALRKPS
- a CDS encoding methyl-accepting chemotaxis protein, which produces MINATPPENPAKDAGASGDELTRYRLLVQGLDSIELPMHLVDTEYTILYINKAAANLLGMRPEDAVGKRCYDLYRTGNCKTAQCPCRVAMEQRVIYRCDNTCGDVIIDCTGAPLTDERGRVVGAIEYFPDVTEKKRAVADILRVAAEAREGNLKARAEAERYTGDIRQIADGINGIIEAVTEPLEEAMRLADAFAARDYTVRFNEEIHAAGEFGKFKEALNQIGIAFSTNFMELNRAVNRLEAGTSEMTKGSDEIAKASEQVARTSQRCADLAKQVLAEIEGVNRQIADLSASNEEVASTAQDVFERAQRAASRGKEAQALGNEAEKKMAEVEKITEQSVAEIKHLDAQIHEIDKIVKMINDVASQINLLALNAAIEAARAGEHGRGFAVVAGEVRNLAGETKSATNHIEQVIDAIQVSSEKTASSILSASVEIGSGVESVNRTIGALNEIIDETMAVTRSIAEIAKATEDQAGTANRVVQAMSEGTRLTNEMQSQMESLAALAEETSASVEEIGSVTHEIGEMTGHLRETMNGIRI
- a CDS encoding DUF1059 domain-containing protein, giving the protein MQEQKTFRCKDLGLACEFEEKAEDENELMKRIEGHIQTAHQMNPEQPEVQEKVRKAMK